Below is a genomic region from Ketogulonicigenium vulgare WSH-001.
GGTGAACAGCACATGCGCCCCGACCCATGCGTTATAAGTGATGCCGGAAAACCGCTGCTGCGCGACCTTTGGCAGGCCCGTCGTGCCGCCGGTGTGGAAATAAGAGGCCACGCGGTCGTGGGTGCCAACCTCGAACACCGGATCGACCGGCTGCGCGGCGATGGCGCGGGTGAAATCCACCACCTTGGCCTGATGCTGCACGTCCAGTTTGGGACGCATGAAACCCGCGATAATCCGTTTGAAAAACGGCAGATAACGGGCAAGGTCAACCTCCAGCACCGTTTCCACCTCGGGCGCCAGAACCAGCGCCAGCGCCGCCTTTTGCGCCACATCGGAACTGGGCATGGATTTCAGCGTGACCAGCACCTTGGCCCCCGTCTCGCGCAGGATGCTGGCGATCTGTTCGGGTTCCAGCAGGGGGTTAATCGGGCAGACAATCCCCGCCGTTTGCGCCGCGAAATAGCTGAGGACCATTTCCGTACAATTGGGCAGCAGCAGCGCGACCGTGTCGCCCTCGCTCACGCCAAGGCTGCGCAGCAGGTTTGCCGTTTGACCGACCTTATCGCGCACCTGCGACCAGGTCAGCGTCTCGGCCCGTGCGCGCGGATCGGACAGCAGTTGAAAGGTGACGCCCCGGCGCGCGCCGAACTGATCGGCGGCGCGCTGTACCATCTGCCAGGACGTGGCGGGGAAATCCGCGGGGGGCCATGGCGTATGCGCCTCGATTGCGGCGCGGTCAGCGACGCTTGCAAATGCGACCATGGTAGTCCTCCCGACCAGTCTTTAGGCGGCGTCGGCAGCGATGAATTGCAGCCGGGCCAGCCGGGCATAAAGCCCACCCTCGGCGACAAGGCTATCATGCGTGCCCTGCGCGACAAGACGTCCCTGCTCAAAAACAAGAATGCGATCGGCACGTTTCACCGTCGCCAGACGGTGCGCGACGATCAGCGTGGTGCGCCCACGCGCCAATTGCTCGACCGCCTTTTGCACCGCAGCTTCGCTTTCAGCGTCCAATGCGGATGTCGCCTCGTCCAGCAACAGCACCGGCGCATCGCGCAAGATCGCGCGGGCAATGGCGATACGCTGACGTTGACCGCCCGACAGCATGATGCCACGCTCGCCGACATAGCTGTCATAGCCCTCGGGCAGCGCCATCAGGAAGTCATGCGCGGCGGCCGCGCGGGCGGCAGCCTCGACCTCGGCATCGGTGGCGGTGGGGCGGCCAAAGCGGATATTCTCGCGCGCGGTGGCGGCAAAGATCGCGGGGTCCTGCGGCACCAGAGCCATCTGCGCACGAAAATCGGCACGCGCCATATCGCGCAGATCGGTATCGCCCAGCCGGATCGCGCCCGATTGCGGATCATAGAAACGCTCAAGCATCTGGATGATCGTGGTTTTTCCCGCACCCGACGGCCCGACCAGCGCCACGGTCTCGCCCGGCGCGATGGTAAAGCTGATCTGGTTCAGCGAAGGCGCATCCGGTCGCGCCGGATAGCTAAAGGTCACATCATCGAAATGGATCGGCACATCGCGCAGATCAGGCGCTGACACCGGCTGCACCGGATCAACGACGGGGTCCTCGGTCTCCAGCAGCTCGACCAGACGCTCGGTCGCGCCGGCGGCGCGCTGCAGCTCGCCCCAGACCTCGGTCAGGGCGCCGGCAGCACCGGCGACCATGATGGCGAGGACGACGAATTGCACCAGCTCGCCCACAGACATGCGGCCCGCACGCACATCATGCGCCCCGATCCACAGCACGCAAACAACGCCGGCAAAGATTAGGAACATCACCACAGCCGTCATCGCGGCGCGGGTGCTGACGCGGTTGCGCGCCGATTGGAACGCCGCCTCGGTCGTCGTATTGAAACTATCGCGACTGGCGGATTCATGCGTAAAGGTCTGGACGGTCTGCGCGGCAAGCAATTGTTCCGACGCCTGCCCGGCAGACCGTGCGATCAATTCCTGATTCTCGCGCGCCAGAACGCGCAAACGGCGCCCCAGCAAGACGATCGGCACCACAACCAGTGGCACGACCAGCATGACAAGCAAAGTCAGTTTCGCGGCCGTGATAAACAGCAGCACCAGCCCGCCCGCCAGCATGATCAGATTGCGCAGCGCCGACGAGACCGAGCCACCGATCACCGATTGGATCAGCGTGGTATCGGTCGTGATACGCGACAGCACTTCGCCCGTCAGGATACGCTCATAGAACGTGGGGCTCATGGAAATCATGCGGGCAAAGGCGGATTTGCGGATATCGCTGATCACCCGCTCGCCCAGCCGGTTCACCAGATAGAACCGTGCGGCAGACCCCACCGCCAACAGGCCTGCAACGCCCAAGGCGAGCAGGAAATAGCCGTCCAGCACGGCGACGTTTTCCGCGCTAAAGCCGTCGACAACATGGCGCACGGCAATCGGCAGTGCCAGCGACACCAGCGCTGTCAGCACCAGCGCGCCCAGCGCCGCCAAAAGTTGCGACCGATAGGGACGCAAGAACGGCCAGAGCGCGCGCAGCGCCCCCATATCACGCGAGGCGGGGCGGTCGGACGCAGGCGCGCCGCGGGCCATCAGCCGACCAACCGCGAAAGATCGGCAACCTGCAGGCAGATCGTCCGAATTTGTCCCAGCAGGTTCAGCCTGTTGCGCCGCACGATCGCGTTTTCCGCATTCACCTGAACACCCGCAAAAAACGCATCAATCGGCGCGCGCAGTGCGGCCATCGCGGCCATGGCACCGGCGAAATCCTCGGCGGCGATGGCGGGGGTGATCTGCCCCTCGGCGCGCGTCAGGGCCGCGAACAAGGCACGCTCGACTTCATCCTCGGCAAAGGCCGGATCGGCACCGAATGAATATTCGACGCCATCTTTGGCTTCGGCCTGGGTCAGGATATTATTGGCGCGTTTGAACCCTTGGACAAGGTTCTCGCCGTCATCCGTTTTCAGGAAGGCTTGCAGCGCGCGGGCGCGGCGCACCAACAGATCCAGATCATCATTGCCCGGCATCGCAAGGCAAGCGTCGATCACATCATGCGACAGGCCCTCGTCCTTTAGGAAGACCTTCAGGCGGTCGTGGAAGAAGCCCAGCAGGTTTTCGGCCACAGGCGCAGTCTCGCCCGCCGTGCCACTTGCGGCGAAATTCGCGGCCAGCGGCGCAGCCAGCGTATCGCGCAGCGGCAAGCGCAGCCCATTCCCCAGCACCAGCCGGATCACGCCCAGCGCAGCGCGGCGCAGCGCGAAGGGGTCTTTCGAGCCGGTCGGCTTTTCATCCATTGCCCAAAAGCCGGTCAGCGTATCCAGCTTGTCGGCCAGCGCGACGGTGGCCGATACGGCCTCATGCGGCACAGCATCATCGGGACCCAGCGGTTGGTAATGGCCCTTGCAGGCATTGGCGACAGCGTCAGACAGGCCAGCGGCGCGGGCGTAATAGCCGCCCATCGTGCCCTGCAGTTCGGGGAATTCCCCGACCATTTCAGACCGCAGGTCAGCTTTGACCACACGGGCGGCCAGCGCCGCCTCATCCGCGTCTGCGCCAGTGACGGGGGCCAGCGCACGGGCCATCGCCTCGATCCGCGCGATACGGTCGGTTTGGCTGCCAAGGCGGTTGTGGAAGGTCACATTGGCAAGGCCCGCGGCCATCCCTTCAAGACCCGCGCGCGAGACGGTGCGCAGGTCGTTTTCCCAAAAGAATCGGGCATCCGACAGGCGCGCAGCCAGCACTTTGCC
It encodes:
- a CDS encoding ABC transporter transmembrane domain-containing protein, whose amino-acid sequence is MARGAPASDRPASRDMGALRALWPFLRPYRSQLLAALGALVLTALVSLALPIAVRHVVDGFSAENVAVLDGYFLLALGVAGLLAVGSAARFYLVNRLGERVISDIRKSAFARMISMSPTFYERILTGEVLSRITTDTTLIQSVIGGSVSSALRNLIMLAGGLVLLFITAAKLTLLVMLVVPLVVVPIVLLGRRLRVLARENQELIARSAGQASEQLLAAQTVQTFTHESASRDSFNTTTEAAFQSARNRVSTRAAMTAVVMFLIFAGVVCVLWIGAHDVRAGRMSVGELVQFVVLAIMVAGAAGALTEVWGELQRAAGATERLVELLETEDPVVDPVQPVSAPDLRDVPIHFDDVTFSYPARPDAPSLNQISFTIAPGETVALVGPSGAGKTTIIQMLERFYDPQSGAIRLGDTDLRDMARADFRAQMALVPQDPAIFAATARENIRFGRPTATDAEVEAAARAAAAHDFLMALPEGYDSYVGERGIMLSGGQRQRIAIARAILRDAPVLLLDEATSALDAESEAAVQKAVEQLARGRTTLIVAHRLATVKRADRILVFEQGRLVAQGTHDSLVAEGGLYARLARLQFIAADAA
- the glyS gene encoding glycine--tRNA ligase subunit beta; this encodes MADLLIELFSEEIPARMQTRAADDLRRLVTDGLVEAGLTYEGAGAFSTPRRLVLTLSGLTAQSRAVREERKGPRTNAPEAALQGFLRATGLTVDQLDVRGDTYFAVTEKPGRAAPEIIAEVLTSAVRNFPWPKSMRWGSGNLRWVRPLHSIICLLDDQVVPVDIDGIVAGNTTRGHRFMAPGVITVTGFADYEEKLQAARVMLRADQRADTIWTDATNAAFAKGLEVVEDKGLLAEVAGLVEWPVVLMGPIGEAFLGLPPEVLQTSMREHQKFFSLRNPATGRIEAFITVANILTADDGATILQGNGKVLAARLSDARFFWENDLRTVSRAGLEGMAAGLANVTFHNRLGSQTDRIARIEAMARALAPVTGADADEAALAARVVKADLRSEMVGEFPELQGTMGGYYARAAGLSDAVANACKGHYQPLGPDDAVPHEAVSATVALADKLDTLTGFWAMDEKPTGSKDPFALRRAALGVIRLVLGNGLRLPLRDTLAAPLAANFAASGTAGETAPVAENLLGFFHDRLKVFLKDEGLSHDVIDACLAMPGNDDLDLLVRRARALQAFLKTDDGENLVQGFKRANNILTQAEAKDGVEYSFGADPAFAEDEVERALFAALTRAEGQITPAIAAEDFAGAMAAMAALRAPIDAFFAGVQVNAENAIVRRNRLNLLGQIRTICLQVADLSRLVG